From Candidatus Methylacidiphilales bacterium, a single genomic window includes:
- a CDS encoding alpha-L-fucosidase, whose translation MKPLLAHALVLLILASSAPAATPRPVPEESGKTRMQWWREARFGMFIHWGLYAVPAGEWR comes from the coding sequence ATGAAACCATTGCTTGCCCACGCCTTGGTGTTGCTCATCCTCGCCTCCTCGGCCCCCGCCGCCACACCACGCCCTGTTCCGGAGGAATCCGGCAAAACACGCATGCAATGGTGGCGCGAAGCCCGCTTCGGCATGTTCATCCACTGGGGTTTGTATGCCGTGCCCGCCGGTGAGTGGCGGG
- a CDS encoding PA14 domain-containing protein, producing MTVHLKIILNAAAFFALNYASFAADKVQTVDGTEVRVFSAVPKPGMHPRIFISPEDLTGLRQAVASSPAKSGHYANLKKMVAETLDNPSKPEGKVLAAVAGGTVPTDAHFASATGLSQQLALAGLDALITENKERGALLARTLSLYGDYQLRTWVRQPDPVGLHNSFDSQFCLAYDFIAPWMDEAQRKPARQFIARMIDGINLFTHDWPSHMRMWNWAGLHVYQGWGSLAIEGEEGWNPHLWNQARRIIRDFFSYNVHPSGALTEDITYFSFAMRGAGPAVIAMARRDDLDVLGKGSNLRQLRNHLINQLHPWGEGFMSHQDGGGDGFYAMWPMLKYLYPTDPALDFAYRNRVGPDYMKGVGGNDGDIRPWATVLFGTEFFPEPVPPATQKLPLTYFCPTRSYLVTRSAWDKDAVKLDFEAKTDYPTVGHNHADANNFTLAALGREWATELGYHAASGHLHNNVVIDGRSQSPWPMPGGRWIDLIDRPEATIGVADASHAYNWRWTNSGWGVKNDPPPDYVKWELETLPEVRAFVKEQADSGKGRQSIFEHHGPVLRGEWNPVEKAFRTAALVRGKCPYLFIVDDIRKDDAIRLYEWAMFMPEDVEVIRTGPRWIVLGAKEIPADPKIKEAKPRPDKRRLLVQIVDVNLASDKDGMAIALENTPITNEPYENSKPRNRLVIPARSSDPRYKVLLYPHYEGDPLPDVIWNGEHNAVQLVFPDQTDRWSFADAQDGRTAMNLDRDGRRVAAVQAAPAAPRIISSPRMFTSRLRVELALPGQGQEIRYTLDGSEPGPKSTHYAGPFWISKNCRLKAATFARGWEFGKSNRSPITEASFTRADFRQPVEPADTEPGLRAVVYSGFWNKLPDFSEEKPLFTSSVPGFSLPSATPPKGFGVEFSGFIRVPADGVYVFSLRNDDASKLWIGDQLVVDNDGAHIVGTRTGEVALRAGLHPIRVGYCDAALALGTGKGDGSWAFAVGWAPQGSAPAPIPEDVLVRASGLQSTAPAPEKIDSAGQLKTVPGLVYSAYDRSQETGQPVYFETPADRMRWRTTADLITEPDSSPGLLHVYEGFLLVPHAGEYQFQLSVSGVAELALGKSVVARVGAGEANTARSTLLPEGLVPFTLKLGKYKGPVLWRGPGMDWQSIASRDLFRRQETVKVIRQGDFLGYWSAGKIENNRLVNLSGGAAGSLALPDGTLVVDDPETGKALRLENSSIIRLQPTGILANELTVSFRLKAVKNAVLFRYGYAHFGVFANINNGDVLGGGGGVHSAYSTKGGKLKDDKWHTATFTYGGIPLRKIQVYLDGRFEGEGRSKSPCLTDNLEFLNDFTGDVAEIRLYNRILSPEEIKDLVGKTPKP from the coding sequence ATGACCGTTCATCTGAAGATCATCCTCAATGCGGCCGCATTCTTTGCGCTGAACTACGCATCCTTCGCTGCCGATAAAGTCCAGACCGTGGATGGCACCGAGGTGCGCGTCTTTTCCGCCGTGCCCAAGCCTGGGATGCATCCGCGGATATTCATTTCGCCCGAGGACTTGACCGGACTGCGCCAGGCGGTGGCCAGCTCCCCGGCGAAGTCGGGGCATTATGCGAACCTGAAGAAGATGGTGGCGGAGACTCTGGACAATCCTTCCAAGCCGGAGGGCAAAGTACTTGCGGCAGTTGCCGGAGGAACCGTGCCGACCGATGCCCACTTTGCTTCGGCCACCGGGCTGAGCCAGCAGCTCGCGCTCGCCGGTCTCGACGCGCTGATCACGGAGAACAAGGAGCGCGGGGCCTTGTTGGCCCGGACGCTCTCCCTGTATGGCGATTACCAACTCCGCACCTGGGTCCGCCAGCCGGACCCGGTCGGGCTGCACAATAGTTTCGATTCCCAGTTCTGCCTGGCCTATGATTTCATCGCCCCGTGGATGGACGAAGCCCAGCGCAAACCGGCGCGCCAGTTCATTGCGCGGATGATCGATGGTATCAACCTCTTCACGCATGACTGGCCCTCGCACATGCGGATGTGGAACTGGGCCGGCCTTCATGTTTATCAAGGCTGGGGGTCGCTTGCGATCGAGGGCGAGGAGGGGTGGAATCCTCACCTTTGGAACCAAGCCCGCCGGATCATCCGCGATTTCTTTTCCTACAATGTCCACCCATCCGGTGCCCTCACCGAGGACATCACCTATTTCTCGTTTGCCATGCGCGGCGCCGGCCCCGCCGTCATTGCCATGGCCCGGCGCGATGACCTTGATGTCCTTGGCAAAGGTTCGAATCTCCGGCAGCTCCGCAACCATCTGATCAACCAACTCCATCCCTGGGGTGAAGGATTCATGAGCCACCAGGATGGCGGGGGTGACGGCTTCTATGCGATGTGGCCGATGCTGAAATATCTTTATCCGACCGATCCGGCCCTCGATTTCGCCTACCGCAACCGAGTCGGTCCCGATTACATGAAAGGTGTCGGAGGCAATGACGGCGACATCCGGCCCTGGGCCACGGTCCTCTTTGGCACCGAGTTTTTCCCCGAGCCCGTCCCGCCCGCCACACAAAAACTCCCCCTCACGTATTTCTGTCCAACGCGAAGCTACCTTGTCACCCGCAGTGCCTGGGACAAGGACGCGGTCAAACTCGATTTTGAGGCCAAGACTGATTATCCCACGGTCGGCCACAATCATGCGGACGCGAACAACTTCACCCTCGCCGCGCTCGGCCGGGAGTGGGCCACCGAGCTCGGCTACCACGCCGCTTCCGGTCATTTGCACAACAATGTGGTCATTGACGGGCGTTCCCAATCCCCCTGGCCCATGCCCGGTGGCCGCTGGATCGACCTCATTGATCGGCCGGAGGCCACCATCGGCGTGGCCGACGCCAGCCATGCCTACAACTGGCGTTGGACGAATTCCGGTTGGGGCGTGAAAAACGACCCTCCGCCGGACTACGTGAAGTGGGAACTGGAAACGCTCCCCGAGGTCCGCGCCTTCGTCAAAGAGCAGGCCGATTCCGGCAAGGGTCGCCAGAGCATCTTCGAACACCACGGACCCGTCCTCCGCGGGGAGTGGAATCCAGTCGAAAAAGCTTTCCGCACCGCCGCGCTTGTCCGCGGTAAATGCCCTTATCTCTTCATCGTTGACGACATCCGCAAGGACGACGCAATCCGACTCTACGAATGGGCCATGTTCATGCCCGAAGACGTGGAAGTCATCCGCACCGGCCCGCGCTGGATCGTGCTCGGCGCAAAGGAAATTCCGGCCGATCCGAAAATCAAGGAAGCCAAGCCCAGGCCCGACAAACGCCGGCTTCTCGTCCAAATCGTCGACGTGAACCTCGCCTCGGATAAGGACGGCATGGCCATCGCTCTCGAAAACACTCCCATCACCAACGAGCCCTACGAGAACTCGAAACCGCGCAATCGGCTGGTCATCCCTGCGCGTTCCTCCGATCCTCGTTACAAGGTCCTGCTATATCCCCACTATGAGGGCGATCCTCTTCCCGATGTGATCTGGAATGGGGAACACAACGCCGTCCAATTGGTCTTCCCGGATCAGACCGACCGCTGGTCCTTCGCCGATGCCCAGGACGGGCGTACTGCCATGAACCTCGATCGTGACGGCCGCCGCGTCGCCGCCGTCCAGGCCGCGCCCGCCGCACCCCGCATCATCTCCTCCCCACGCATGTTCACCAGCCGTTTGCGTGTCGAATTGGCCCTTCCGGGACAGGGACAGGAAATCCGCTACACCCTCGACGGAAGCGAGCCCGGTCCGAAATCCACCCACTATGCCGGCCCCTTCTGGATCTCCAAGAACTGCCGATTGAAAGCGGCCACCTTCGCCCGCGGTTGGGAATTCGGGAAATCCAACCGCAGTCCGATCACCGAGGCCTCCTTCACCCGTGCCGATTTCCGCCAGCCGGTCGAACCGGCCGATACCGAACCCGGCCTCAGGGCCGTTGTGTATAGCGGATTCTGGAACAAGCTGCCCGATTTCTCCGAGGAGAAACCCCTCTTCACTTCATCGGTCCCGGGCTTCTCCCTCCCCTCGGCCACTCCGCCCAAGGGCTTCGGGGTTGAATTCTCCGGTTTCATCCGCGTTCCCGCGGATGGCGTCTACGTCTTCAGCCTGCGCAACGACGATGCCTCCAAGCTTTGGATAGGCGACCAACTGGTGGTTGACAACGACGGCGCCCACATCGTTGGCACCCGGACAGGCGAGGTCGCCCTCAGGGCCGGACTCCATCCGATCCGCGTCGGCTACTGCGATGCGGCCCTCGCCCTCGGAACCGGTAAGGGAGATGGATCCTGGGCCTTTGCGGTCGGATGGGCCCCTCAGGGTTCCGCGCCCGCCCCGATTCCCGAGGATGTGCTCGTCCGCGCGTCCGGCCTCCAGTCCACCGCGCCCGCCCCGGAAAAAATCGATAGCGCAGGTCAGCTCAAAACCGTTCCGGGGCTGGTTTATTCCGCCTACGACCGGTCGCAGGAAACCGGCCAACCCGTCTACTTTGAGACCCCCGCGGACCGCATGCGCTGGCGCACCACCGCCGACCTCATCACCGAACCGGATTCCTCGCCCGGGTTGCTGCATGTCTATGAGGGTTTCCTGCTCGTTCCCCATGCCGGGGAATACCAATTCCAGCTCAGCGTTTCCGGTGTCGCTGAACTTGCGCTCGGCAAGTCGGTGGTGGCACGCGTTGGCGCCGGTGAAGCCAACACCGCGCGCTCCACCCTCCTTCCGGAGGGTTTGGTGCCCTTCACCCTCAAACTTGGAAAATACAAGGGACCGGTACTTTGGAGGGGCCCGGGGATGGATTGGCAATCCATCGCGAGTCGGGACCTCTTCCGCAGGCAGGAAACAGTCAAGGTGATCCGTCAGGGCGATTTCCTCGGCTATTGGTCCGCCGGGAAAATCGAGAACAACCGCTTGGTGAACCTCTCCGGCGGTGCGGCGGGTTCGCTAGCGCTCCCAGATGGCACCCTCGTGGTGGACGACCCGGAAACAGGCAAAGCCCTGCGTTTGGAGAACTCGTCCATCATCCGACTCCAACCCACCGGCATCCTTGCCAATGAGCTGACCGTCAGTTTCCGCCTGAAGGCGGTCAAGAACGCCGTTCTCTTCCGCTACGGTTACGCCCACTTCGGGGTCTTCGCCAACATTAACAATGGGGATGTGTTAGGAGGAGGCGGAGGCGTCCACAGCGCATACTCGACCAAAGGGGGGAAACTTAAGGATGACAAATGGCACACCGCCACCTTCACCTATGGCGGTATCCCGTTGCGCAAAATCCAAGTCTATCTCGACGGTCGGTTCGAGGGAGAGGGACGCAGTAAATCTCCCTGCCTGACGGACAATCTGGAATTCTTGAACGACTTCACCGGTGACGTCGCCGAAATCCGTCTTTACAACCGCATTCTCTCCCCAGAAGAAATCAAGGACCTCGTCGGAAAGACCCCAAAACCATGA